GTACGCGCCTTCTCGGCGGCTTTCTTGACCGCCTGCCCGGTGATGTAGGTCGTCGAGGAGGCGTAGGCACCGTAGTCGAACGGCGAGACGTCCGTGTCCGAGGGCTGGACGAGCACGTCCTCGGGAGGAGCACCGAGCACCTCGGCGGCGATCTGGGCCATCGCGGTGTCCGCGCCGGGACCGATGTCGACGGCCCCAGTTTGGAGGATGAAGGAGCCGTCCTCGTTCATCTTGATGTGGGCGGCACCGAGTTCGTCGCCGGCGACGCCGCTTTTCTGGGCGGTGAGCGCGACGCCACAGGCCCGGTGGAGATGCTCCTCGTCGGGCTGTTCGATCTCGTCCCAGCCGATAGCTTCCTTCCCACGATCGATGCACTCCTCCAATCCGCACGAGCGGATTCGGCGGGTGTCCGTGCCGCCCGAGAGTACCCCCGAGGCATCGTCGATGTCGCCCTCCCCGATGTGGTTGCGCGAGCGAAGTTCGAGGGGTCCCATCCCGAGTTCGTGGGCGACCTCGTCCATGTGGCCTTCGAGCGCGAAGTGGCCCTGTGGTGCGCCGTAGCCGCGGATCGCGCCCGCGATCGGGAGGTTCGTGTGGACCGCCGTCGCTTCGAAACGGATGTTCGGCGTGTGCGTGTACAGCGGCAACGGCTTCGACCCGACCGAGCTACCGACCGTCATCCCGTGTGGGCCGTACGCCCCGGAGTTCGTCACCGCCGCCATGTCGAGCGCCTCGATGTCGCCCTCGTCGGTGACGACGCTGCGCACCCGCACGCGGGCGGGCCGGCGCGAGCGCAGCGCGTAGAACTGCTCGCGACGGGTCGTTTCGAGCTTCACCGGCCGACCGGCGGCCTCCATCAGCGCGACCGTGATCGGCTCGATCAGCATCGACTGTTTGGCACCGAAGCCGGCACCGATGCGGGGCTTGCTCACGCGGATGTCCCGAATCGGCACGTCGAACAGATGCGAGAGCTGCCGGCGCGTGTGGTAGGGCACCTGCGTGCTCGTGATGAGGTGATAACGGTCGTCCTCGTCGCGGCGGGCGATGGTCGCGTGTGGCTCTGGCACGCAGTGTGACTGATATGGCAGTTCCCACTCCGTCTCGGTCACGACCCGGTCGTCGCGGTCGGTCGCCTCCTCGAACGCCGCCTCCACGTCGCCGATCTCGCCCTCGATGTGCGATTCGATGTTGCGCTCGTAGTCCGCGCCGGGCTGGTGGTTCTCGATGTCGTCGGGGTCGTGGATCTGCGGCGCGTCGGGGTCGGTCGCGGTCGCGGTATCGAAGACACCTTCCTCTTGCTCGTAGCTGACCTCGATAGCCCGCGTCGCCCGGTCGGCGGTGTCGCCGTCGACGGCGGCGACGGCGGCGATCGGGTCGCCGACGTAGTGGACTTCCTTCCGAAGGACGTGCAGGTCCCACGGGCTCGGTTCGGGGTAGGACTGGCCCGCCGAGGTGTACGGCTTGTCGGGAACTTCCTCGGAATCGGGCGTGATGACGGCGTACACCCCGTCCATCTCCTCGGCGGCGCTCGTGTCGATGTCGGTCACGCGCCCGTGGGCGATCGTCGAGCGCAGGACCGACGCCTCGGCGAGGTCTGGGAAGTGTCGCGCGTAGTCGGCGGTGTACTTCGACTCGCCGGTGACGATCTTGCGCGCGTCGTCTTTCTCCTCGCGCTCGGAGATGGTTTGGCGCTCGCTCGCGGGCTTGCGGTTGTTCGGCGCTTCCTCGAACTCCATCGGATGCTCGCTCTCGGCCGCCGGCGGCTGGCGCTCGCTGCTGCCGGCGTCGTCGGGCTTACTCATCGTTCACCCCACAGCCACAGCCCGAACAGGACGCCTCGGCATCGGGTTGTCCGCCGTCGGCGGCGATTTCGGTACTGCCGTCCATCCGTTCGGCCGCGTCCTCGACGGCGTCGAGGATCTTCTCGTAGCCGGTACAGCGACAGAGGTTTGCCGAGAGACCCTCTCGGATCTCCTCCCTGCCGGGGTCGGGGTTCTCCGCGAGGAGGGTGTGCGAGCGCATGATCATCCCGGGGATGCAGAAGCCACACTGGAGGGCGGCGTTGTCGACGAACGCCGCCTGTATCGGGTGGAGGTCCTCCTGGGTGCCGAGGCTCTCGATGGTTTCGACGGTCGCGCCGTCGATCGTTCCCGCCGGTTTGATGCAGGACATCGCCGACTCGCCGTCGACGGTGACGGTACAGAACCCGCAGTTACCCGTGTCACAGCCGCGCTTCGCGCCCGTGTACCCGTTCTTCCTGAGAACGTCGAGCAACGAGTCCGAGCGCTCGGCCTCGAAAGTCCGTTCCTCGCCGTTGAGCGTGAGGTCGATTTCGATAGTCATGTGGTTAGTCCTCGTTCGTCATGGAACCGTCTCCAGAGCTATGGATGTTGCTGTCGGTAGTCTTTTCGGTTTCGGGGATGACGAGATTGAGCACGAGTGCGCTGATTCCGCCCATGATGAGTCCGGAGCCGATGACCGTCTGGACGATCTGTGGGAAGTTCGCGATCGCGTCCGGTCGGACCTCGACCGCCAACCCGAGCGCGATGGAGACGGCGAGTATCGTCGTGTTGCGGTGGTCGAGATCGACTTGCCGGTTGATGATGGACACCCCGCTCGAAAAGATGGTCGCGAACAGGATGAGCGCGCCACCGCCGAGTACGGCGTCGGGCATCGCGGTGACGAGCGCGGCGATCTTCGGGACGAATCCCGCGAGTATCAAGAATCCACCGCCGATGGCGACCACGTGGCGGCTGAGAACGCCGGTGAAGTTGACGACGCCCACGTTCTGCGAGAAGGAGGTGTTCGGAAAGGCGTTGAAGACGGCCGCAAACGCACTCATCAAGCCGTCGGCGAGCAGTCCGCCACGGATCTCGTCACGCGTCGGCTCCCGGTTCGCCGCGGCCACGATGCCGGTCATGTCACCGATGGTTTCGACCGCGGTGACGGCGTAGAGGAAGGCGATGGTGATGATGGCGCTGGGTTCGAACGCGATGCCGAACTCCAGCGGAGTGGGGACCGCTATCCAACCGGCCTGTGCGACCGCCGAGAAGTCGGCGACGCCGAGCACGATGGCGACGATGTAGCCGATCAGAATGCCGAAAAAGACGCTTGCGATGCGAAGAAATCCCGAAAGAAACTGGTTCATGCCGAGCGTGATGAAGAACACGAGCGACGCGAGCCCGATGTTCGTCAGCGAGCCGTAGTCGGCGGCTCCCGCCCCGCCGGCAGCGTAGTCCATCCCGACCGGGATGAGCGTCAGTCCGATGAGCATCACCACGATACCGCTCACCAGCGGCGGGAAGAGACGGTCGACGTAGTCGTACGAGAAGCCGATACCGACCTCGACGACCGCACCGACGAGACAGGCCCCGAAGACCGTTGCCAAGCCGAACTGGCTGCCGATGGCGACGAGCGGTCCGACGAACGCGAAACTCGTCCCCATCATGACGGGGAGGTTCGAGCCGACGGGACCGACGGTGTACACTTGAACCAGCGTCGCCACGCCCGCGACGAGCAGCGCCATCTGGACGAGGAACGTCGTCTCGCCGGTTGCGAGCCCGACCGCACCGGCGATGATCAGCGGCGGCGCGACGTTGCCGAGAAACATCGCAAACACGTGCTGGAGACCAAGCGCTATCGCTTCACCGAGTGGCGGCCTGTCCTCTAGGTCGTACTGGATATGATCGGCCGATTGCTGTGACATGGTATCACAGATCACAGGTGAAGAGGATGCAATATATAAGTTCGTCTGAGAATTACTCCTGGAAATTTTGTATTCTTATGTATTTTTATTGTTAGTGATATAGGTGATGATCTGCTGGCGATCCGTACGACAGGGTTTCGACGGTTGCTCGCCGACCGCCGGAAGCTAATTGGCAGAGCGGGTGATCCAGCCCCGCTCGGCCGTCGATGGTGTCTCGCGGTCGTCGCGGCGACCACCACTTCCCCAACAATTAAGCGGGTTGGTAGTATGTGGGGAGGGTATGGCGAGCAGTGGCGAGCGCTCGACGGGCGACGGAGCCAGTGAAACGACCGACTCGGCGCTCGCGAACTACTTCGGGTTCGCCGACCACGACACCGACCTCCGAACCGAGGTCGTCGCGGGGATCACGACGTTCCTCGCGATGTCGTACATCGTCGTGGTCAACCCCTCGATCCTCACCGGGATCCCCGGCGAGAACGGCAAGCCCGGCATCATGATCGAGGGCTACACCGCCGGCGAAGTTCAGCAGATGCTCGCGGTCACGACCATCGTCTCGGCGGTCATCGCGATCGTCGTGATGGCACTGTACGCGAACCGGCCGTTCGCCCAAGCACCCGGGCTGGGACTCAACGCCTTCATGGCATTTACCGTCATCGGCACGCTCGGCATCCCGTGGCAGACGGCGCTCGCGGCCGTCTTCACCGAGGGTGTGCTGTTCATCGCGCTCACGGCGATCGGCGCGCGCAAGTACGTCATCAGACTGTTCCCCGACCCGGTGAAGCTCTCGGTCGGCACCGGCATCGGTCTCTTCTTGGGTATCATCGGCTTACAGGAGATGGGCGTCGTGGTCGACGATCCCGCGACGCTGCTCACCCTCGGCAACGTCGCGGCCGACCCGGCGGCGCTGCTGGCCGTGATCGGCTTCTTCCTGACGGCCGCGCTCTACGCCCGCGGCGTCAAAGGCTCCATCGTCGTCGGCATCCTCCTCACGACGGCCGCCGGCTGGCTGGCGACCACCATCGGGTTCGTCGGGCCGGGCGTGCTGTTCCCCGAGAGCCTGCCGAGCGCCCAGTACGATATCACGCCGCTGTTTGGCGCGTTCCTCGAAGGCTTCGCCAACGTCGATGCACTCGCGTTCTCGCTGGTGGTGTTCACCTTCTTCTTCGTCGATTTCTTCGATACGGCGGGGACGCTGGTCGGCGTCGGACAGGCCGGCGGGTTCCTCGACGAGAACAACGATCTGCCGGACATCGACAGACCGCTGATGGCCGACGCGATCGGGACGACCGTCGGCGGCATCGTCGGCACCTCGACCGTGACGACGTTCGTCGAGTCGGCGACCGGCGTCGAGGAGGGCGGTCGGACGGGGATGACCGCGCTCGTCGTCGCGGCGCTGTTTCTCGCGACACTCGTCGTCGTGCCGCTGGCGGCCGTCATCCCGTTGTACGCCTCCCACATCGCGCTGGTCATCGTCGCCCTGTTGTTGCTCAGAAACGTCGTCGCGGTCGAGTGGGACGACATCACGCAGGCGATTCCGGCCGGACTCACCGTCCTCATCATGCCGCTGACGTACTCGATCGCGTACGGCATCGCCGCCGGTATCGTCTCCTACCCGGTGATCAAGGCCGCCGTCGGCGAGTCCGACGAGATCAGCGCCGGCCAGTGGCTGCTCGCGGTCGCGTTCGTGGTCTACTTCGGCGTCCGCACCAGCGGTGTGATCGAAGGGATGGTCTGAAGATCGTTCAGTCGACGACCGTCTCGACGTACTCCATCGCCCTGACGTCGACGAGTCCGTTGTTCGTGAGGCGCAGTTCGGGAATCACTTCGAGCGAGAGGAAGGACAGCTCCATCAGTCCACCATCGTGGTCGAGACCGACCGCCCGAGCGGCGTTTTCGACCGCGGCGAACTCCTCGGCGACGGTGGCGAGCGGTTCGTCTGACACCAGCCCCGCGATCGGGAGCGCGAGCGCCGTCAAGCCATCCGACTCGGCCGCCGGGTCGTAGACGGCGACGCCGCCGCCGATCTCGCGGAGGTGGTTCGTGACCGTCGCCATCGCGTCGTGGGACGCGCCCGCGACGACGAGGTTGTGTGCGTCGTGGGCGACGGTGCTCGCGACCGCGCCGCGGTCGAGTCCGAGCCCGTGGACGAACCCGCGACCGATACCCCCATCACCGCCGTGGCGCTCGACGACCGCCAGCGAGAGCACGTCGTCGTCGGTGTCGGGTTGGAGCACGCCCGCCGACCGGGGAACGTCGGTCTCCAGCCGTGCGGTCTGCAGCCCACCGACGGCATCGATGGCCCGCACCGCGACCGGACCGTCGCCGTCCGCCGGCTCGATGGCGAAATCGGAAGCCACGACCGACTCGAACGAGACGGTGTCGGTGGGCACGGTCGACGACGGGGATTCCGAGTGGTCGGCGGTCGGGTCGAGCACGCCGTCGACCATCACGCCCTCGACGGTCCACGGGTCGAGATCGGCGAGAAAGAGGAGATCGGCGGGCGAGCCTGGTTTGAGCCGGCCGAACGGCAGGTCGTAGCTCTCGGCGACGTTGATCGTCGCCATCTGTACTGCCGTCACGGGGTCGACGCCTTCGTCGATTGCCGTGGCGACCGCGAAGTCCACTCCTCCATGCTCGACGAGGTCGGTCACGTGGCGGTCGTCGGTGCAGAGTCCGAGCCACCGATCCTCGACCGCTTCGACGAGACCGAGCAGGTCGACGAGGTTCTTGCTCGACGACCCCTCCCGCAAGTAGACCCGCAGACCGACGTCGGCCTTCGCGCGCGCTTCGTCGAATGTGATGCTCTCGTGGTCGCTGTCGAGATACCGCGCCGCCTCGTGGAGGTCCGCCCCCCGAACCTGTGGCATGTGGCCGTCGACGGGCAGGCCGCGCGCACGGGCGGCGTCGATCTTCGCGTGAACAGTTTCGTCGTCCGCAACGACGCCGGGCACGTCCATGACCTCGCCGAGCGCCACCACCTCGGGTGCATCGAGCAAGTCGGCGACCGCGTCGGCGTCGAGGGTCGCACCGGTGTCCTGGAGATCCGAGGCGGGAACGCTCGACGGCACGGTGAAGCGAGCCTTGAGCGGCGTGTGGTCGGCGTCAGCGATGACGGCGCGGACGCCCGCCGTACCGCAGACGTTCGCGATCTCGTGAGGGTCCCAGACGACGCCCGTCACGCCGCGCGGGACGACCGCCGCGCCGTAGTGCGGGAGCGTCACCATCGACGATTCGACGTGCATGTGGGCGTCGATCAGCCCCGGCGCGATGTAGCCGACGGCGAGTTCGCGCTCGGCCGGCCGCTCGGCGAGTGCGACGATCTCGCCGTCGTCGACCGCGACCGCGCCGTCTTCGAGGCAACCCGTATGAACGTTCACCAGCGTGCCGCGCACGACGGTGTCGACTGGTGAGGTCACGGCGCTTCGGCGGCGAGCGCGTCGACGTCGGGAGCCGCGTTCCGGGCCTCTCGACGGATCGCTTCGGCGTCGACGTGCGCGAACTCGCCGCCCTCGTAGAGCACGTTGCCGTCGACCATCGTGAACTCGACATCGTCGCCGTGGGCCGCGAACACGAGATGCGAGAGCACGTCGTGCAGCGGCGTCGCGCGCGTCAAGTCGGTCGAAATCCCGATGACGTCGGCCTTCCAGCCCTCCCTGAGTTTGCCGACCCGCTCGAAGCCGGCGGCGTCGGCCCCGTTGATCGTCGCCATCTCGAAGACCGTCTCGGCGGGGGTGCTCGTCGGGTCGAGCGCGTCGACCTTCTGGAGCAGGCTCGCTTGACGCATCTCCGTGAACGGGTCGAGCGTGTTGTTGCAGGGTGGCCCATCGTTACCGAGCGCGACGTTGATGTCCCGGTCGAGGTAGTCGGGAATCGGCGCGACGCCCGAGGCGAGCTTCATGTTCGAGGACGGACAGTATGTGACGTGCGTACCGGTTGCTTCGAGCACCTCCCGCTCGGTCTCGTCGGTGTGGACGCAGTGGGCGAGCACAACGTCCTCGCCCGTGAGTCCCACCTCGTCGAGCCAGTGGATGTTGCGGTGGCCGGTCTCGCGCTCGACGGTTTCGATCTCGTCTTGGTTCTCACTGGCGTGTGTGTGGATCGTCACCCCGTCGTACCGATCGGCGAGGTCGCGCGCGCCGCGGAGACAGGCCTCCGAACAGCTCACCGCGAACCGCGGCGTCACCGCATAGCGGATACGGTCGTCGAACGCGCCGTGGTACTCCTGGATGAGCTGCTCGCTTTCGTCGAGACCCGCGTCGGTCTCCTCTAAGAGTCCGTCGGGCGACTCCTGATCCATCAGGACCTTCCCCAGTCGCCCCCGGATACCCATCTCGCCGGCGGCGTCGAAGGCGCGGTCGGCGTGGGCAACCGACAGATGGTCGATACAGGTGGTCGTGCCGCTCTCGATGCATTCGAGGTAGCCGAGTTTGGCGGCCGCCTCCATCCCGTCGGCGTCGAGGTTCGCCTCCATCGGGAGGACGTACTCGAACAGCCAGTCGAGGAGTGCCGTGTCATCGGCGATGCCCCGGCCGAGGCTCTGGACCGAATGGATGTGCCCGCCGACGAGACCCGGCGCGAGCACGTCGTAATCGGCGCTCGCGTGGTCCGGGTAGCGCTCTTCGAGCGACGCTGCGTCGCCGACGGCAGCGATCCGGTCGCCCTCGACCACGACCGCGCCGTCGTCGAGGACGGTGTGTGCGTCGGCGACGACGGTGCCACGTAATAACATGACCGAGTGTCGGTCGCCCGCCGACGAACAAAAAGATTGCTAGCGCCACTCGCGAGCCGACAGTCGTCCGGGAACGCTCTCGGTGGCCACGCCGACCGTCCGGAGTGCGTCCCACACGGTCGCCGCGTTGCTCGTGATCACCGGCAGTCCGCGGTCGGTTTCGAGCGTCTCGACCGCCGATAGCGACGGGTAGTTCGTACACGAGACGAAGATGCCATCGGGGTCGTCCGCGTCCGCGAGAAGCGCCGTAACCTGCCGGTAGGCGTCCCGGGGCGTCAGCGCACCGATATCGGTGTTCGCCTCGACCGCTCGCCCGTCGACCGCGACGACCTCACGACCACCCGCTTCGAGATACTCGACCTCGCGCCGCGTGAGGTCGTCCACGTACGGCGTTGCGAGCGCGATACGTCGGCAGTCGAGCGCGTCGAGCGCTCGCTCGACCGAGAGCGCCGTCGCCACCGCCGGACAGCCCGCCGCCGCCTCGATGTCGGCCTCCAGTTCCGCGTCGAAGCCGTGTCCGTGGAGGAGACTGCCGGTCGTACAGCCGTAGGCCACGACGTCGACGTCGGCGTGACCCAGCAGTTCGGCACAGTCGGTCGCCCGGTCGGCCATCGCGTCGAGGTCGCTCGCGGTGACGTCTTCGAGCGGCATCCGGGCGGCGTGGACGCTCACACCGTTCGGGACGGCCGCCGAAAGCTCCGGCTCGGCGGTCGTGTTCGAGGAGGGAACGACGAGTCCGATCCGGGCGCGCCAGCCGTTCATCGCTCCTCCGTCTTGCCGTCCGCCCGGTCGCGCGCTTCGAGTTCGTCCTCTCGCTCGTCGGGGCTGCCATGACCGCCGCCGCCGGGCGTTCGGATCGTTACCGTGGTTCCAGCCGCGACCTCGCGGGTCGTCTTCGCCGGCACTCGCTCCCCGCCGATGCGGTTCTCGCCGGTCGCGCCGTCCTCGCCGCCGGCGATGCCGTGCGGGGCGGTGCGGCGGCGTTCGGTGAGCAGCGAGACGGTCGCATCGGTTTCGAGCTTGACGGAGCGCTCGATGCCCAACCCACCACGGTAGCGCCCCGCGCCGCCGCTGCCCGGCCGCAACGCGTAGCGCTCGACGGCGAGCGGGTAGGCCGCTTCGAGCGCCTCGATGGGCGTGTTCAGCGTGTTCGTCATCCCGACTTGCACGCCGTCCATCCCGTCCTTGTCGGGCCGAGCGCCGAACCCGCCGCCGATGGTCTCGTAGTAGGAGAACTCGCCGGTCGAGTCCTCGTTCGTTCGGCCGCCGATGGTGAGGTTGTTCATCGTCCCCTGCCCGCCCGCGGGCACCACGTCGGGCGCGGCGTCGGCGAGCGCGGCGAAGGTGACGTCGGTCACGCGCTGGCTCGTCTCGACGTTGCCGCCGACGACGGCCGCTGGCGCATCGGGGTTCAGCAGTGTTCCCTCGGGGACGTGAACGTCGATCGGTTCGTAACAGCCCTGATTCGGCGGGATTTCGGGGTCGGTCACGCACCGAACCACGAAATACACCGCGCTCTTGGCCACCGCCAGCGGCGCGTTCAGGTTGCCCGCGACCTGTCCAGCGGTCCCCGTGAAGTCCACTCGTACGTGCCCACCGTCGAGTTCGACGGCCACCTCGACGGGGACGTCCGCGTCAGTCACACCGTCGCCTTCGAGGACGTCGCTGGCTTTCCACGTTCCGTCGGGCAGTTCGGCAAGTTCGCTTTCGACCCGCTCGCGCGAGTAGTCGATGACCGCATCGAACGCCGCGAGCAGTTCCTCGCGGCCGTGGTCGGCGAGCAGTGCTCGAAGGCGCTCGCCGCCGCGCTCGTTGGCCGCGAGCTGGGCGCGCAGGTCGGCCCAGCGCTCGCGCGCGTTGCGCACGTTTGCGAGGATCAATTCCCGCACCTCCGCGTTGATCTCGCCGCCCTCGACGAGTCGCGTCGGCGGGAGACGAAGTCCCTCCTGCTGGATGTCGCGCGCGCCGGCCGGCATGCTGCCCGGCGTCATCCCACCGACGTCGGCGTGGTGGGCGCGCGAGACCGCGTAGCCGACGATTTCCTCGTCTGTCCGTTCGCCTTCCGTGTCCGCTTGGCTCCCGTCGAGCGAGATGGGCGAGACCATCGTCACGTCGGGGAGATGCGTGCCGCCGGCGAAGGGGTCGTTGAGCACGAACACGTCGCCCGGTTGTGGGTTTTTATCGAGCACGGCGGCGACCGCCTCGGGCATCGCGCCGAGATGCACAGGAATATGTTCGGCCTGGGCGACGAGTCTGCCAGTCGAGTCGAACAGCGCGGTCGAGCAGTCCCGGCGCTCCTTGATGTTCGGCGAGTACGCGCTCGTGACGAGCACTTCGCCCATCTCCTCGGCGACACCTTCCAGTTGGTTGCGGATGATTTCGAGCGTCACCGCGTCGATGCGGTCGTCGCTCATTCGCCCGCCTCCCGTTCGAGGACGAGCGTTCCGTCGGCTTCGACCGTCCCCTGCCACGTCGGTGGCACGACCACGGTGCTCTCGTCCTGTTCGAGGATGGCCGGACCGGTCAGTTCACGACCGGGTGCGAGCGCCTCGCGGGCGTACACCGGCGTCTCGTGGCGCTCGTCGACGAAGACCGCCTCTCGCTGCCCCTTCCGTGGCTCACCCGCGCCAGCGTAGGCCGGCGTCGTCGGTTCGTGCTCGATGGTCGCGGTCGTCCGCAGCGTCACGAGGTCGACCGCATCGTCCATCCGGTAGCCGTAGGCCGTCTCGTGGGCCGTCTGAAAGCGCTCTTCGAGCGCCGACGAGTCGAGCGGTTCATCGACAGGGATCGTGAGTTCGAAGCTCTGGCCAGCGTACCGACAGTCCGCCGCCCGCTCGATGCGAGCGGCGTCAGCGTCGGTGGCATTCGCCCTGACGCTCCCGGCGAGGTCGTCGTATGCGCTCTCGACGGCTTCGACGTCGAGGTCGTCGAGTGGCGTCCGGTAGGTGCGGACGGCGTCGTGTTTCTCGTCGGCCGCCAGGAGCCCGGAGGCCGACAGTACCCCGCAGGCGCGCGGCACGACGACTCGCCCGACGTCGAGTGCGTCGGCGAGCGCGCTCGCGTGCATCGGTCCCGCACCGCCGAAGGCGACGAGACCGAACTGTCGGGGGTCGTGGCCGCGTTCGACGGTAATCGAACGGATCGCGCGGGTCATCGTCGCGTTCGCCACGCGATGGACGCCGCGGGCGGCTTCCACCGGGCCGGCGAGGTCGGCTTCGTCGGCGAGGCTGGCGAGTGCGTCGTGGGCCGCCCCCGTATCGAGTTCGAGTTCGCCGCCGAGTGCCGAACTCCCGCCGATGTAGCCGAGTACGACGTTCGCATCCGTGACCGTCGGCGTGGTGCCGCCACGCCCG
This region of Halococcus sediminicola genomic DNA includes:
- a CDS encoding xanthine dehydrogenase family protein molybdopterin-binding subunit; amino-acid sequence: MSKPDDAGSSERQPPAAESEHPMEFEEAPNNRKPASERQTISEREEKDDARKIVTGESKYTADYARHFPDLAEASVLRSTIAHGRVTDIDTSAAEEMDGVYAVITPDSEEVPDKPYTSAGQSYPEPSPWDLHVLRKEVHYVGDPIAAVAAVDGDTADRATRAIEVSYEQEEGVFDTATATDPDAPQIHDPDDIENHQPGADYERNIESHIEGEIGDVEAAFEEATDRDDRVVTETEWELPYQSHCVPEPHATIARRDEDDRYHLITSTQVPYHTRRQLSHLFDVPIRDIRVSKPRIGAGFGAKQSMLIEPITVALMEAAGRPVKLETTRREQFYALRSRRPARVRVRSVVTDEGDIEALDMAAVTNSGAYGPHGMTVGSSVGSKPLPLYTHTPNIRFEATAVHTNLPIAGAIRGYGAPQGHFALEGHMDEVAHELGMGPLELRSRNHIGEGDIDDASGVLSGGTDTRRIRSCGLEECIDRGKEAIGWDEIEQPDEEHLHRACGVALTAQKSGVAGDELGAAHIKMNEDGSFILQTGAVDIGPGADTAMAQIAAEVLGAPPEDVLVQPSDTDVSPFDYGAYASSTTYITGQAVKKAAEKARTQLIEFAATMLDEPEETLETRDGAVHAERTGESVTLEEVGYESIYGDEKRAQVMGEASHSTDESPPPFGAQFVDVTVDERTGEFEIHDLVYAVDCGVAINPALVEGQIEGALHMSYELAVSSGLSFDEDGTPETLGFRDYGMPTAADQPPIESLIVETHEPTGPFGAKSVAEIPVNGVPPALSNAIREAVGVRVGDLPITAEKIKAKLDERDESGEER
- a CDS encoding (2Fe-2S)-binding protein, whose amino-acid sequence is MTIEIDLTLNGEERTFEAERSDSLLDVLRKNGYTGAKRGCDTGNCGFCTVTVDGESAMSCIKPAGTIDGATVETIESLGTQEDLHPIQAAFVDNAALQCGFCIPGMIMRSHTLLAENPDPGREEIREGLSANLCRCTGYEKILDAVEDAAERMDGSTEIAADGGQPDAEASCSGCGCGVNDE
- a CDS encoding uracil-xanthine permease family protein, translating into MSQQSADHIQYDLEDRPPLGEAIALGLQHVFAMFLGNVAPPLIIAGAVGLATGETTFLVQMALLVAGVATLVQVYTVGPVGSNLPVMMGTSFAFVGPLVAIGSQFGLATVFGACLVGAVVEVGIGFSYDYVDRLFPPLVSGIVVMLIGLTLIPVGMDYAAGGAGAADYGSLTNIGLASLVFFITLGMNQFLSGFLRIASVFFGILIGYIVAIVLGVADFSAVAQAGWIAVPTPLEFGIAFEPSAIITIAFLYAVTAVETIGDMTGIVAAANREPTRDEIRGGLLADGLMSAFAAVFNAFPNTSFSQNVGVVNFTGVLSRHVVAIGGGFLILAGFVPKIAALVTAMPDAVLGGGALILFATIFSSGVSIINRQVDLDHRNTTILAVSIALGLAVEVRPDAIANFPQIVQTVIGSGLIMGGISALVLNLVIPETEKTTDSNIHSSGDGSMTNED
- a CDS encoding NCS2 family permease, which encodes MASSGERSTGDGASETTDSALANYFGFADHDTDLRTEVVAGITTFLAMSYIVVVNPSILTGIPGENGKPGIMIEGYTAGEVQQMLAVTTIVSAVIAIVVMALYANRPFAQAPGLGLNAFMAFTVIGTLGIPWQTALAAVFTEGVLFIALTAIGARKYVIRLFPDPVKLSVGTGIGLFLGIIGLQEMGVVVDDPATLLTLGNVAADPAALLAVIGFFLTAALYARGVKGSIVVGILLTTAAGWLATTIGFVGPGVLFPESLPSAQYDITPLFGAFLEGFANVDALAFSLVVFTFFFVDFFDTAGTLVGVGQAGGFLDENNDLPDIDRPLMADAIGTTVGGIVGTSTVTTFVESATGVEEGGRTGMTALVVAALFLATLVVVPLAAVIPLYASHIALVIVALLLLRNVVAVEWDDITQAIPAGLTVLIMPLTYSIAYGIAAGIVSYPVIKAAVGESDEISAGQWLLAVAFVVYFGVRTSGVIEGMV
- a CDS encoding adenine deaminase, which gives rise to MTSPVDTVVRGTLVNVHTGCLEDGAVAVDDGEIVALAERPAERELAVGYIAPGLIDAHMHVESSMVTLPHYGAAVVPRGVTGVVWDPHEIANVCGTAGVRAVIADADHTPLKARFTVPSSVPASDLQDTGATLDADAVADLLDAPEVVALGEVMDVPGVVADDETVHAKIDAARARGLPVDGHMPQVRGADLHEAARYLDSDHESITFDEARAKADVGLRVYLREGSSSKNLVDLLGLVEAVEDRWLGLCTDDRHVTDLVEHGGVDFAVATAIDEGVDPVTAVQMATINVAESYDLPFGRLKPGSPADLLFLADLDPWTVEGVMVDGVLDPTADHSESPSSTVPTDTVSFESVVASDFAIEPADGDGPVAVRAIDAVGGLQTARLETDVPRSAGVLQPDTDDDVLSLAVVERHGGDGGIGRGFVHGLGLDRGAVASTVAHDAHNLVVAGASHDAMATVTNHLREIGGGVAVYDPAAESDGLTALALPIAGLVSDEPLATVAEEFAAVENAARAVGLDHDGGLMELSFLSLEVIPELRLTNNGLVDVRAMEYVETVVD
- a CDS encoding 5'-deoxyadenosine deaminase, coding for MLLRGTVVADAHTVLDDGAVVVEGDRIAAVGDAASLEERYPDHASADYDVLAPGLVGGHIHSVQSLGRGIADDTALLDWLFEYVLPMEANLDADGMEAAAKLGYLECIESGTTTCIDHLSVAHADRAFDAAGEMGIRGRLGKVLMDQESPDGLLEETDAGLDESEQLIQEYHGAFDDRIRYAVTPRFAVSCSEACLRGARDLADRYDGVTIHTHASENQDEIETVERETGHRNIHWLDEVGLTGEDVVLAHCVHTDETEREVLEATGTHVTYCPSSNMKLASGVAPIPDYLDRDINVALGNDGPPCNNTLDPFTEMRQASLLQKVDALDPTSTPAETVFEMATINGADAAGFERVGKLREGWKADVIGISTDLTRATPLHDVLSHLVFAAHGDDVEFTMVDGNVLYEGGEFAHVDAEAIRREARNAAPDVDALAAEAP
- a CDS encoding maleate cis-trans isomerase family protein → MNGWRARIGLVVPSSNTTAEPELSAAVPNGVSVHAARMPLEDVTASDLDAMADRATDCAELLGHADVDVVAYGCTTGSLLHGHGFDAELEADIEAAAGCPAVATALSVERALDALDCRRIALATPYVDDLTRREVEYLEAGGREVVAVDGRAVEANTDIGALTPRDAYRQVTALLADADDPDGIFVSCTNYPSLSAVETLETDRGLPVITSNAATVWDALRTVGVATESVPGRLSAREWR
- a CDS encoding hydantoinase B/oxoprolinase family protein translates to MSDDRIDAVTLEIIRNQLEGVAEEMGEVLVTSAYSPNIKERRDCSTALFDSTGRLVAQAEHIPVHLGAMPEAVAAVLDKNPQPGDVFVLNDPFAGGTHLPDVTMVSPISLDGSQADTEGERTDEEIVGYAVSRAHHADVGGMTPGSMPAGARDIQQEGLRLPPTRLVEGGEINAEVRELILANVRNARERWADLRAQLAANERGGERLRALLADHGREELLAAFDAVIDYSRERVESELAELPDGTWKASDVLEGDGVTDADVPVEVAVELDGGHVRVDFTGTAGQVAGNLNAPLAVAKSAVYFVVRCVTDPEIPPNQGCYEPIDVHVPEGTLLNPDAPAAVVGGNVETSQRVTDVTFAALADAAPDVVPAGGQGTMNNLTIGGRTNEDSTGEFSYYETIGGGFGARPDKDGMDGVQVGMTNTLNTPIEALEAAYPLAVERYALRPGSGGAGRYRGGLGIERSVKLETDATVSLLTERRRTAPHGIAGGEDGATGENRIGGERVPAKTTREVAAGTTVTIRTPGGGGHGSPDEREDELEARDRADGKTEER